A single Pseudoxanthomonas sp. DNA region contains:
- a CDS encoding iron uptake protein has protein sequence MSTIPHPVAPRSPRLHLAARIVAAIFGGYGFAWGIVAAGASLMYAAGMDFHDAEFLASLFGVLAFLAVFLWTFAARRLWVVCTVLLGGGALLAAAASFVQSQLV, from the coding sequence ATGTCCACGATCCCGCATCCCGTCGCACCCCGATCGCCACGCCTGCATCTGGCGGCGCGCATCGTCGCCGCCATCTTCGGCGGCTACGGCTTTGCCTGGGGCATCGTCGCCGCCGGCGCCAGCCTGATGTACGCCGCCGGCATGGACTTCCACGATGCGGAATTCCTCGCCAGCCTGTTCGGCGTGCTGGCGTTCCTGGCGGTGTTCCTGTGGACGTTCGCGGCGCGCCGGCTGTGGGTGGTGTGCACGGTGCTGCTGGGCGGTGGCGCATTGCTGGCCGCAGCCGCGTCGTTCGTGCAGTCGCAGCTGGTCTGA
- a CDS encoding PepSY-associated TM helix domain-containing protein, which yields MQSFRQAMAWLHTWFGLVLGFVLMAAFFFGALSVFDREIDRWAIPSTRFEPQPMPSYEKILRPAFERMQPLPATVDAMRPRVNGPMPERFDTVVSWSAYTTHRDPVLQLFAGYEVPNAKDPEEAIWADATIDPRDGTPLPNDRLKVGSGFFYPMHYGLTLDWKNLGIWIVGFSALMMLVALVTGVVMHRKIFREFFTFRPGKGGLRSVLDLHNLTGVVALPFHFFFAFTGLLIFAATYYFPVGHTQLHDLHDLHADVEARETGLPHQRAGVPAGLANVDAMVADAQRRWQAQDKAGDVGFLVLQHVGDANGYVSVYRAGTDRIALVGDGIHYKASTGELIHEDPPPSAAGRVAEFLTGLHLQHFRHWLLRWMYVLGGLLGAVCIATGFLFFVEKRKRQHTRQGQQGARVVDALAVTTVTGMVLAALGILVANRLLPEDLPARGDWERYAFWGTWLLAMLHAAWRSAPVARGLANPAWREQCTMIALLALAAVLLNWITTGDHLLRTIAAGYWPVAGVDLTLLAGGMVAALTARALKRRAATAAASPLAEAETTHA from the coding sequence ATGCAGAGCTTCCGCCAGGCGATGGCCTGGCTGCATACCTGGTTCGGGCTGGTCCTCGGGTTCGTGCTGATGGCGGCGTTCTTCTTCGGCGCGCTGTCGGTGTTCGACCGCGAGATCGACCGCTGGGCGATTCCGTCCACGCGGTTCGAGCCCCAGCCGATGCCGTCGTACGAGAAGATCCTGCGGCCGGCGTTCGAACGCATGCAGCCGCTGCCGGCCACCGTGGATGCGATGCGCCCGCGGGTGAACGGTCCGATGCCCGAGCGCTTCGATACCGTGGTCAGCTGGAGTGCGTACACCACCCACCGCGATCCGGTGCTGCAGCTGTTCGCCGGCTACGAGGTGCCGAACGCGAAGGATCCGGAAGAGGCCATCTGGGCCGACGCCACCATCGATCCGCGCGACGGTACGCCGTTGCCGAACGACCGCCTGAAGGTCGGCAGCGGCTTCTTCTATCCGATGCACTACGGGCTGACGCTGGACTGGAAGAACCTGGGCATCTGGATCGTCGGGTTTTCCGCGCTGATGATGCTGGTGGCGCTGGTCACCGGCGTGGTGATGCACCGCAAGATCTTCCGCGAGTTCTTCACCTTCCGGCCCGGCAAGGGCGGCCTGCGCAGCGTGCTGGACCTGCACAACCTGACCGGCGTGGTGGCGTTGCCGTTCCACTTCTTCTTCGCCTTCACCGGCCTGCTGATCTTCGCGGCGACGTACTACTTCCCGGTCGGTCACACGCAGCTGCACGACCTGCACGACCTGCACGCGGACGTGGAGGCGCGCGAGACGGGCCTGCCGCACCAGCGCGCGGGCGTGCCCGCCGGGCTGGCCAACGTCGATGCGATGGTGGCCGACGCGCAGCGGCGCTGGCAGGCGCAGGACAAGGCCGGCGATGTCGGCTTCCTGGTGCTGCAGCATGTCGGCGATGCGAACGGCTACGTCAGCGTGTACCGCGCCGGTACCGACCGCATCGCGCTGGTCGGCGACGGCATCCACTACAAGGCGTCCACCGGCGAACTTATCCACGAGGATCCGCCGCCGAGCGCGGCGGGCCGCGTGGCCGAATTCCTCACCGGCCTGCATCTGCAGCATTTCCGCCACTGGCTGCTGCGCTGGATGTACGTGCTGGGCGGCCTACTCGGTGCGGTGTGCATCGCCACCGGCTTCCTGTTCTTCGTCGAGAAGCGCAAGCGCCAGCACACGCGGCAGGGCCAGCAGGGTGCGCGCGTGGTCGACGCACTGGCGGTGACGACGGTCACCGGCATGGTGCTGGCGGCGCTGGGCATCCTGGTCGCCAACCGGCTGCTGCCGGAAGACCTGCCGGCACGCGGCGACTGGGAACGCTATGCGTTCTGGGGCACCTGGCTGCTGGCGATGCTGCACGCGGCATGGCGCAGCGCGCCGGTCGCGCGCGGCCTGGCCAATCCCGCATGGCGCGAGCAGTGCACGATGATCGCGTTGCTGGCGCTGGCGGCCGTGCTGTTGAACTGGATCACCACCGGCGACCACCTGCTGCGCACGATCGCCGCGGGCTACTGGCCGGTTGCGGGCGTGGACCTGACGCTGCTGGCGGGCGGCATGGTGGCGGCGTTGACGGCGCGCGCGCTCAAGCGCCGCGCGGCGACCGCGGCGGCCTCGCCGCTCGCGGAGGCGGAGACGACCCATGCATGA
- a CDS encoding DUF3325 domain-containing protein, giving the protein MHDGVSAALLLLAALAASVAGMGWLALSMPVHAQQVWRVLPAPTTRRGLKIAGVLALLAALALCLVVDHATMASLVWVMGLTAAAVGVGMTLAWRPHWLRVLAPWVAPSLRD; this is encoded by the coding sequence ATGCATGACGGCGTATCTGCCGCCCTGCTGCTGCTGGCCGCGCTGGCGGCGAGCGTGGCCGGCATGGGATGGCTGGCGTTGTCGATGCCCGTGCACGCACAGCAGGTGTGGCGCGTGCTTCCCGCGCCGACGACGCGTCGTGGACTGAAGATCGCCGGTGTCCTGGCGCTGCTGGCGGCGCTGGCGCTCTGCCTTGTCGTCGATCACGCCACGATGGCCAGCCTGGTCTGGGTGATGGGCCTGACCGCCGCAGCGGTCGGCGTGGGCATGACGCTCGCCTGGCGGCCGCACTGGCTGCGCGTGCTGGCGCCCTGGGTGGCCCCTTCCCTGCGCGACTGA
- a CDS encoding thiol:disulfide interchange protein DsbA/DsbL, with product MKSRHVLMLSLLLPLMAACGPKPATDATPAAETPAATTTDAAPAPATDAAATPADATTATPTDGASTDTAAAANTNPVVPPQGPAPVAGTDYVVIPNGQPYAPLNGKIEVVEVFGYVCPACARFAPEVSAWKRRQPADVRVTYVPVVFGPVWKPYAHAFYAAQSKGLVDRSHDAVFAAIHLQRTLPGEGRPPTDAATIAAWYAQQYGVDAKEFVSLMNSFGTNSQVNRGMQFARSTGVEGTPTIIVNGKYRVTGGQTYADVLRIADHLVAMERAQR from the coding sequence ATGAAATCCCGCCACGTCCTGATGCTGTCCCTGTTGCTGCCGCTGATGGCCGCCTGTGGTCCGAAGCCGGCCACCGACGCCACCCCGGCCGCCGAGACGCCCGCCGCCACGACGACTGATGCCGCACCCGCGCCGGCCACGGACGCCGCGGCCACGCCGGCCGACGCCACCACCGCCACGCCGACCGACGGCGCCAGTACGGACACCGCCGCCGCTGCCAACACCAATCCCGTCGTGCCGCCCCAGGGCCCGGCGCCGGTGGCGGGCACCGACTATGTGGTGATCCCCAACGGCCAGCCGTATGCGCCGCTCAACGGCAAGATCGAAGTGGTCGAGGTGTTCGGCTACGTCTGCCCGGCCTGCGCCCGCTTCGCGCCGGAAGTCTCGGCATGGAAGCGCAGGCAGCCCGCCGACGTGCGCGTGACCTACGTGCCGGTCGTCTTCGGCCCCGTCTGGAAGCCCTACGCCCACGCGTTCTACGCGGCGCAGAGCAAGGGCCTGGTCGACCGCAGCCACGACGCCGTGTTCGCCGCCATCCACCTGCAGCGCACGCTGCCGGGCGAAGGCCGGCCGCCGACCGATGCGGCCACCATCGCCGCCTGGTACGCGCAGCAGTACGGCGTGGACGCGAAGGAATTCGTGTCGCTGATGAACAGCTTCGGCACCAACTCGCAGGTCAACCGCGGCATGCAGTTCGCCAGGAGCACCGGCGTGGAAGGCACGCCGACCATCATCGTCAACGGCAAGTACCGCGTCACCGGCGGCCAGACCTACGCCGACGTGCTGCGCATCGCCGATCACCTGGTCGCGATGGAGCGCGCGCAGCGCTGA
- a CDS encoding thiol:disulfide interchange protein DsbA/DsbL: MVSRLLPVLITLLALLPVATLAAPPAPALVEGRDYEVIPDGKPFAPAKGRIEVAEVFGYTCIHCAHLEPILATWKKTLPRDVKLTPVPAAFGGYWIPYARAFFAAQQLGVQERTHQAVFDALHKTGSLPIQNASADEIAAFYASQGVDRAKFMAALRGPEVDAQLAKARDWVAAAGVEGTPTLIVNGKYRVTGGRDYSDRLEIADRLVARERARK, encoded by the coding sequence ATGGTGTCGCGTCTGCTGCCCGTGCTGATCACCCTGCTGGCCCTGCTGCCGGTCGCCACCCTTGCCGCACCGCCGGCACCCGCCCTGGTCGAAGGCCGGGACTACGAAGTGATCCCGGACGGCAAGCCGTTCGCGCCGGCCAAGGGCAGGATCGAGGTGGCGGAGGTGTTCGGCTACACCTGCATCCACTGCGCCCACCTGGAGCCGATCCTCGCCACCTGGAAGAAGACCCTGCCGCGCGACGTGAAGCTGACGCCGGTCCCGGCCGCCTTCGGTGGCTACTGGATCCCGTATGCGCGCGCCTTCTTCGCCGCGCAGCAGCTGGGCGTGCAGGAACGCACCCACCAGGCCGTGTTCGATGCCCTGCACAAGACCGGAAGCCTGCCCATCCAGAACGCGTCGGCCGACGAGATCGCCGCCTTCTACGCCAGCCAGGGCGTGGACCGGGCGAAGTTCATGGCCGCCCTGCGCGGACCCGAGGTGGACGCGCAGCTGGCGAAGGCGCGCGACTGGGTCGCCGCCGCCGGCGTGGAAGGCACGCCGACGCTCATCGTCAACGGCAAGTACCGCGTGACCGGCGGCCGCGACTACAGCGACCGCCTGGAGATCGCCGATCGCCTGGTCGCCCGCGAGCGCGCCCGCAAGTGA
- a CDS encoding TonB-dependent siderophore receptor, with protein MRRLRPSLPLPVSPTHRVAPRALPSAIGLALACLSGMALAAPQDSAPAGGGADATDLDTVLVVGQRANRVSNGATNLDLAIKETPQSISVVGSEQMAQFGVDNLNDALRLATGIQVEEWETNRTNYLARGFEIKSTQIDGVGMPNDWGIATGAMDAFGYEKLEVIRGANGLLTGVGNSAGTINYVRKRPTNDAEGSVGVKVGSWGERRVEFDYSMPFDENGTWAGRVVFAREEGDSYLRDLENERTFGYAVIDGQVGENGTLTFGYSWQQADTTGNMWGALPFVNTDGTQPSWDVGASTTVDWTYWDTNTQAAFVEYTHQLGDDWRLKATYNRRKGENDDELFFAYSLTGLDPVTGTGLLGWAYKGQDELTSDLVDLSVNGRFQLFGREHEAMFGLSQAESEQEYWINPAPSDSPAFGALPGFPYAGDAVPEPIWGARERSSFFNQRLRRAFGATRLSLTEDFKAVLGVNYAEYHRDGANGVEPFDETESNTSPYAGLTYDFSEDLLGYVSYSDIYQPQDQRDFDGFYLAPSKGVNYEVGVKAEWFDKRLLTTLAYFTAEQEGLATFAGYNADTLMNYYVPKDVESKGWEFEATGKLNDYTDLVFGYTHLKMDGEEGTLTYNWVPRRTANLMLSARLPSYKAVSFGIGGRWQSAISNTESYSGQTVRQGSYAVVNAFAAWDFVENATLRANVGNLTDEKYINTLYQIGYYGAPRHGSLSLEYRF; from the coding sequence ATGCGTCGTCTGCGTCCGTCCCTTCCGCTCCCCGTTTCTCCCACGCACCGCGTGGCGCCCCGTGCGCTGCCGTCGGCCATCGGCCTGGCACTCGCCTGCCTGTCCGGCATGGCGCTGGCGGCACCGCAGGACAGCGCGCCGGCGGGCGGCGGGGCCGATGCCACCGACCTGGACACGGTGCTGGTGGTCGGCCAGCGCGCCAACCGCGTCAGCAACGGCGCGACCAACCTGGACCTCGCCATCAAGGAGACCCCGCAGTCGATCAGCGTGGTCGGCAGCGAGCAGATGGCGCAGTTTGGCGTCGACAACCTCAACGATGCGCTGCGGCTGGCCACCGGCATCCAGGTGGAGGAGTGGGAAACCAACCGCACCAACTACCTGGCGCGCGGCTTCGAGATCAAGAGCACGCAGATCGACGGCGTGGGCATGCCCAACGACTGGGGCATCGCCACCGGTGCGATGGACGCCTTCGGCTACGAGAAGCTGGAAGTCATCCGCGGCGCGAACGGCCTGCTCACCGGCGTCGGCAACTCGGCCGGCACCATCAACTACGTGCGCAAGCGCCCGACCAACGATGCCGAAGGCTCGGTGGGCGTGAAGGTCGGTTCGTGGGGCGAGCGCCGCGTCGAATTCGACTATTCGATGCCGTTCGATGAGAACGGGACCTGGGCCGGTCGCGTGGTGTTCGCGCGGGAAGAGGGCGATTCCTACCTGCGCGACCTGGAGAACGAGCGCACCTTCGGCTACGCCGTGATCGATGGCCAGGTGGGCGAGAACGGCACGCTGACCTTCGGCTACTCGTGGCAGCAGGCCGACACCACCGGCAACATGTGGGGCGCGCTGCCGTTCGTGAACACCGACGGCACCCAGCCGTCGTGGGACGTGGGTGCGTCGACCACGGTGGACTGGACCTACTGGGATACGAACACGCAGGCCGCCTTCGTCGAATACACGCACCAGCTGGGCGACGACTGGCGACTGAAGGCGACCTACAACCGGCGCAAGGGCGAGAACGACGACGAGCTGTTCTTCGCGTACTCCCTCACGGGTCTCGATCCGGTCACCGGCACGGGTCTGCTGGGCTGGGCCTACAAGGGCCAGGACGAGCTGACCTCGGACCTGGTGGACCTGAGCGTCAACGGGCGCTTCCAGCTGTTCGGTCGCGAGCATGAGGCGATGTTCGGCCTCAGCCAGGCGGAGAGCGAGCAGGAATACTGGATCAATCCGGCGCCCTCGGATTCGCCGGCGTTCGGCGCGCTTCCCGGGTTCCCGTACGCGGGCGATGCCGTGCCGGAACCCATCTGGGGCGCCCGCGAACGGTCGAGCTTCTTCAACCAGCGCCTGCGCCGTGCGTTCGGCGCGACCCGCCTGTCGCTGACCGAGGACTTCAAGGCGGTGCTGGGCGTCAACTACGCCGAATACCACCGCGACGGCGCCAACGGCGTCGAGCCGTTCGACGAAACCGAAAGCAACACCAGTCCCTACGCCGGCCTGACCTACGACTTCAGCGAGGACCTGCTGGGCTACGTCAGCTATTCGGACATCTACCAGCCGCAGGACCAACGCGACTTCGACGGCTTCTACCTGGCGCCGTCCAAGGGTGTGAACTACGAAGTGGGCGTCAAGGCCGAGTGGTTCGACAAGCGCCTGCTGACCACGCTGGCGTACTTCACCGCCGAGCAGGAGGGGCTGGCGACGTTCGCCGGTTACAACGCCGACACGCTGATGAACTACTACGTGCCCAAGGACGTCGAGTCGAAGGGCTGGGAGTTCGAGGCCACCGGCAAGCTCAACGACTACACCGACCTGGTGTTCGGCTACACGCACCTGAAGATGGATGGCGAGGAAGGCACGCTGACCTACAACTGGGTGCCGCGCCGCACCGCCAACCTGATGCTCAGCGCGCGCCTGCCCTCGTACAAGGCCGTGTCGTTCGGCATCGGCGGCCGCTGGCAGAGCGCAATCTCCAACACCGAGAGCTACAGCGGCCAGACCGTGCGGCAGGGCAGCTATGCGGTGGTGAACGCGTTCGCCGCGTGGGACTTCGTGGAGAACGCGACGCTGCGCGCCAACGTCGGCAACCTGACCGACGAGAAGTACATCAACACGCTGTACCAGATCGGCTACTACGGCGCGCCGCGCCATGGGTCGCTGAGCCTGGAATACCGCTTCTGA
- a CDS encoding c-type cytochrome — protein MRHARVMGLAGLAVLAVGAVAFAQTTVVPVPDNAPVETAPLEIDLAKTTWGDAKAGQTKAAACAACHGADGNPTDPQYPRIAGQSERYVAQQLALFASGERNTGMAAVMAPFAQTLSAQDMRDVGAYFATQKSGAGLADDSVVADGPYKGMKFYEVGQQLYRSGDAQRGIPACMACHGPTGGGNPGPAYPHIGGQMQDYTVRRLTEYKAGTTTLKDAAHFNIMAQVAAPLTEQEIQALASYLQGLHARADDLAAAKAGSK, from the coding sequence ATGCGCCACGCTCGCGTTATGGGACTTGCCGGACTGGCCGTGTTGGCCGTGGGCGCAGTCGCTTTTGCACAGACCACGGTGGTTCCGGTGCCGGACAACGCGCCGGTGGAAACCGCGCCGCTGGAGATCGACCTGGCCAAGACCACCTGGGGCGACGCGAAGGCCGGCCAGACCAAGGCCGCCGCCTGCGCGGCCTGCCACGGCGCCGACGGCAACCCGACCGACCCGCAGTACCCGCGCATCGCCGGCCAGAGCGAGCGCTACGTGGCGCAGCAGCTGGCGCTGTTCGCCTCGGGCGAGCGCAACACCGGCATGGCGGCCGTGATGGCCCCGTTCGCCCAGACCCTCAGCGCGCAGGACATGCGCGATGTCGGTGCGTATTTCGCCACCCAGAAGTCGGGCGCCGGCCTGGCCGACGACAGCGTCGTCGCCGACGGTCCGTACAAGGGCATGAAGTTCTACGAAGTGGGCCAGCAGCTGTACCGCAGCGGCGATGCCCAGCGCGGCATCCCCGCCTGCATGGCCTGCCACGGCCCGACCGGCGGCGGCAACCCGGGCCCGGCCTACCCGCACATCGGCGGCCAGATGCAGGACTACACCGTGCGTCGCCTGACCGAGTACAAGGCCGGCACGACCACGCTGAAGGATGCCGCGCACTTCAACATCATGGCGCAGGTCGCCGCCCCGCTGACCGAGCAGGAGATCCAGGCGCTGGCCAGCTACCTGCAGGGCCTGCATGCGCGTGCCGACGACCTCGCCGCGGCCAAGGCCGGCAGCAAGTAA
- a CDS encoding TonB-dependent receptor gives MKARRRTLASAIRLAVLLALPATVMAQEATTLDTLTVTGSRIKRAEMEGRVPVQTLSREEIERTGLTSIGDILQELTGSGSALNTKFNSSGNFGFSPNGDGVGAGSAQVDLRNLGPKRVLVLVDGMRWVNESSASGVSAAVDLNTIPLALVERIEVLEDGASSLYGSDAIAGVVNIITRRNFDGGQVTLNYGQFDKGDGEVTGADLAWGFDNERSNLFLSLSYTEQKEVSSADRDISAIPLQGGSSRILGGRFAFTDPNGVSYDLSVKPGQTNPVYTPGQPACAPGVVRSDGFQCFDFNRDAFNYAPFNLLMTPSKRMGAFAQYRFSITDELNFYAKALYNRRESTNQAAPEPIDLGPGAGTSYTADLVIPANHPFNPFGFDLIGSGPNANIGTIRRRPNEGGPRIFEQEVDTQYIAAGLEGSFGGARTYFWDVNAAFSKNEADQTNRGSYNARNIAIALGDPAVCAATSGCTPLDIFGFDTITPAMLAYISPLFRDRSEQKLTQVTANLSGALFPAWAGDVEFAAGYEYRKYEGSYNPDPQTVAGEYNGVPSLPTSGEYDVNEAYVEFNVPLYAQQDGAGKIDLSLAGRYSDYSTFGGEFTPKYGLRWQVAEDLLLRATYAEGFRAPSIGELYGSQSRFDALLVDPCLVPPSAPAGSLAPVACPGVPAGARQNDPQIPVLTGGNPALQPETARSFSAGLVFSPSFAEDVAWSDKLDFELTFYRHDLEGAIQAIDAQTQLDLCATTQDPQYCTGINRLASGEIDTFANFLINLGSIKTDGWDADVFWTLPESNLGRFKLSWQNTFVTRYEARGAGGQAQPQGPGIVVNDTAIPEWTSTATLDWRLGNWNAAWSIRHLSEMEEACLAADPAAYCSTPTTNTLAATTYHDLQLGYEFEWFKGLQLTGGVNNLFDEDPPVCTSCSLNGYEASTYDIPGGRFFYVRANLRF, from the coding sequence ATGAAAGCGCGCCGCCGCACCCTGGCCTCGGCCATTCGACTTGCCGTGCTCCTCGCCCTGCCTGCGACCGTCATGGCGCAGGAGGCCACCACCCTCGACACGCTCACCGTGACCGGCAGCCGCATCAAGCGCGCCGAGATGGAGGGCCGCGTGCCGGTGCAGACGCTGTCGCGCGAAGAGATCGAGCGCACCGGCCTGACCTCGATCGGCGACATCCTGCAGGAGCTCACCGGCTCCGGCTCTGCGCTCAACACCAAGTTCAATTCCTCGGGCAACTTCGGCTTCTCGCCGAACGGCGATGGCGTCGGCGCGGGTTCGGCGCAGGTCGACCTGCGCAACCTGGGGCCGAAGCGCGTGCTGGTGCTGGTCGACGGCATGCGCTGGGTCAACGAATCGTCCGCCTCCGGCGTCAGCGCCGCGGTGGACCTCAACACGATTCCGCTGGCGCTGGTCGAGCGCATCGAAGTGCTGGAGGACGGCGCGTCCTCGCTGTACGGCTCCGATGCGATCGCCGGCGTGGTCAACATCATCACGCGGCGCAATTTCGACGGCGGCCAGGTCACGCTGAACTACGGACAGTTCGACAAGGGCGATGGCGAGGTCACCGGCGCCGATCTCGCCTGGGGCTTCGACAACGAGCGCAGCAACCTGTTCCTCAGCCTGAGCTACACCGAACAGAAGGAAGTCAGCTCCGCCGACCGCGACATCTCCGCCATCCCGCTGCAGGGCGGCAGCTCGCGCATCCTCGGTGGCCGTTTCGCGTTCACCGATCCGAACGGCGTGAGCTACGACCTGTCGGTGAAGCCGGGGCAGACCAATCCGGTCTACACGCCCGGCCAGCCGGCCTGCGCCCCGGGCGTGGTGCGCAGCGACGGCTTCCAGTGCTTCGACTTCAACCGCGACGCCTTCAACTACGCGCCCTTCAACCTGCTGATGACGCCGTCCAAGCGCATGGGCGCGTTCGCGCAGTATCGGTTCTCGATCACCGACGAGCTGAATTTCTACGCCAAGGCGCTGTACAACCGGCGCGAATCCACCAACCAGGCCGCGCCCGAGCCGATCGACCTGGGCCCCGGTGCCGGCACCAGCTACACCGCGGACCTGGTGATTCCGGCCAACCATCCGTTCAATCCGTTCGGCTTCGACCTGATCGGCAGCGGTCCGAATGCCAACATCGGCACCATCCGCCGCCGGCCGAACGAGGGCGGTCCGCGCATCTTCGAACAGGAAGTCGATACGCAGTACATCGCCGCCGGCCTGGAAGGCTCGTTCGGCGGCGCGCGGACGTACTTCTGGGACGTCAACGCGGCCTTCAGCAAGAACGAGGCTGACCAGACCAACCGCGGCAGCTACAACGCGCGCAACATCGCCATCGCCCTGGGCGACCCGGCCGTCTGCGCAGCGACGAGCGGCTGCACGCCGCTGGACATCTTCGGCTTCGACACCATCACGCCGGCGATGCTGGCCTACATCAGTCCGCTGTTCCGCGACCGCAGCGAGCAGAAGCTGACGCAGGTGACCGCCAACCTCAGTGGCGCGCTGTTCCCCGCATGGGCGGGCGACGTCGAGTTCGCCGCCGGTTACGAGTACCGCAAGTACGAAGGCAGCTACAACCCGGATCCGCAGACCGTGGCCGGCGAGTACAACGGCGTGCCGTCGCTGCCCACGTCGGGCGAATACGACGTCAACGAAGCCTATGTGGAATTCAACGTGCCGCTGTACGCGCAGCAGGACGGCGCCGGCAAGATCGACCTGAGCCTGGCCGGGCGGTATTCGGACTATTCCACGTTCGGCGGCGAGTTCACGCCGAAGTACGGCCTGCGCTGGCAGGTGGCGGAAGACCTGCTGCTGCGTGCGACCTATGCGGAGGGCTTCCGCGCGCCGTCGATCGGTGAGCTGTACGGGTCGCAGAGCCGCTTCGACGCCCTGCTGGTCGATCCCTGCCTGGTGCCGCCGAGTGCGCCGGCCGGTTCGCTCGCCCCGGTCGCCTGCCCGGGCGTGCCGGCCGGTGCGCGCCAGAACGATCCGCAGATCCCCGTGCTGACCGGCGGCAACCCCGCCCTGCAGCCGGAGACCGCGCGCAGCTTCAGCGCCGGCCTGGTGTTCAGTCCGTCGTTCGCCGAGGACGTGGCCTGGTCGGACAAGCTGGACTTCGAGCTGACCTTCTACCGGCACGATCTGGAAGGTGCGATCCAGGCCATCGACGCGCAGACGCAGCTCGACCTGTGCGCGACCACGCAGGATCCGCAGTACTGCACCGGCATCAACCGGCTGGCGTCGGGCGAGATCGATACCTTCGCCAACTTCCTGATCAACCTGGGTTCGATCAAGACCGACGGCTGGGATGCGGACGTGTTCTGGACCCTCCCGGAATCGAACCTCGGCCGCTTCAAGCTGAGCTGGCAGAACACCTTCGTCACCCGCTACGAGGCGCGCGGTGCCGGCGGCCAGGCGCAGCCGCAGGGGCCGGGCATCGTGGTGAACGACACGGCGATTCCGGAATGGACGTCGACCGCCACGCTGGACTGGAGGCTCGGCAACTGGAATGCGGCATGGAGCATCCGCCACCTGTCCGAGATGGAAGAGGCCTGCCTGGCGGCCGACCCGGCGGCCTACTGCAGCACGCCGACCACCAACACGCTGGCCGCGACGACCTACCACGACCTGCAGCTGGGCTACGAGTTCGAGTGGTTCAAGGGCCTGCAGCTGACCGGCGGCGTCAACAACCTGTTCGACGAGGATCCGCCGGTCTGCACCTCGTGCTCGCTCAACGGCTACGAGGCGTCGACCTACGACATCCCCGGCGGCCGCTTCTTCTACGTGCGGGCGAACCTGCGGTTCTGA
- a CDS encoding endonuclease/exonuclease/phosphatase family protein, translating to MTDTPATRRLRLLSANIQAGSSTRRYSDYVTRSWSHALPAGNKRGSLDAIAQLAGEHDIVGLQEADPGSLRSGFTNQTHYLAERAGFDYWTHQPNRNVARVAGSANGLLSKLEPVEVTDHSLPGRISGRGVLMARFGEGDEGLTVAVAHLSLGANSRRSQLAFIGELLSDHPHAVLMGDFNCVPDTPEMELLYKRTRLVPPAFCVPTFPSWRPQRAIDHILLSEGLRGDNARAMPAANSDHLALAMDIDVPDSALR from the coding sequence ATGACCGACACTCCGGCCACGCGGCGGCTGCGGCTGCTCAGCGCCAATATCCAGGCCGGTTCCAGCACCCGCCGCTACAGCGACTACGTGACCCGCAGCTGGTCGCATGCGCTGCCGGCGGGCAACAAGCGCGGCAGCCTGGACGCGATCGCGCAGCTGGCCGGCGAGCACGACATCGTCGGCCTGCAGGAAGCCGACCCCGGCAGCCTGCGCTCGGGCTTCACCAACCAGACGCACTACCTCGCCGAGCGTGCCGGCTTCGACTACTGGACGCACCAGCCCAACCGCAATGTCGCGCGCGTGGCGGGCAGCGCCAACGGCCTGCTCAGCAAACTGGAGCCGGTCGAAGTGACCGACCACAGTCTGCCCGGCCGCATCAGCGGCCGCGGCGTGCTGATGGCGCGCTTCGGCGAAGGCGACGAAGGCCTGACCGTGGCGGTGGCGCACCTGTCGCTGGGCGCCAACTCGCGCCGCTCGCAGCTGGCCTTCATCGGCGAACTGCTGTCCGACCACCCGCACGCGGTGCTGATGGGCGATTTCAACTGCGTGCCCGATACGCCGGAGATGGAACTGCTCTACAAGCGCACCCGTCTTGTTCCGCCGGCGTTCTGCGTGCCCACGTTCCCCAGCTGGCGCCCGCAGCGCGCGATCGACCACATCCTGCTCAGTGAAGGCCTGCGGGGCGACAACGCCCGCGCCATGCCCGCCGCCAACTCGGATCACCTGGCGCTGGCGATGGACATCGACGTGCCGGACAGCGCGTTGCGCTGA